A region from the Benincasa hispida cultivar B227 chromosome 10, ASM972705v1, whole genome shotgun sequence genome encodes:
- the LOC120088772 gene encoding B3 domain-containing protein Os03g0212300-like isoform X3 codes for MALFSSPNPHFFKIILHQNLIQQKLDLPNKFVKNNGASLLFSKATLSLPDGANWTVQLKNLDGKICFLRGWPEFVEFYSIQPGYFLVFQLRRICCFNVLIFDTSATEIDYPTRPPSVLIPKTENEDGEESVRTLNGAVLKKRSREKEEKTVAYCSFREMKKMMRKNVKIKIEKHRGFTTSQGFSYEDEDEDEDLETNYSRRQSTYRGSGLFRLISLKFNLNFTYQYLKLDEYLPISAYNEGDDGRFSPETMRPMNPRKTPPVLTENQLVVLRRARSFKCRTNNPSFMVTMRPSYIQTGNYLRDT; via the exons ATGGCTTTGTTCAGTTCTCCAAATCCCCATTTCTTCAAGATCATTCTCCATCAAAATCTCATCCAACAAAAGCTT GATCTTCCAAACAAGTTCGTCAAGAACAATGGCGCTTCTCTGTTATTCAGCAAAGCAACTCTCTCCCTTCCCGACGGTGCAAACTGGACGGTCCAACTCAAGAACTTAGACGGCAAAATCTGTTTCCTCAGAGGCTGGCCGGAGTTCGTAGAGTTTTATTCTATTCAACCTGGATATTTCCTTGTCTTCCAGTTGAGAAGAATTTGCTGCTTCAATGTCCTAATTTTCGATACATCTGCTACCGAAATTGATTATCCAACGCGCCCGCCGTCGGTTCTAATTCCCAAAACCGAAAACGAAGATGGAGAGGAATCTGTCCGGACACTGAATGGGGCGgttttgaagaagagaagcagagagaaagaggaaaaaacCGTGGCGTATTGTTCATTCCgagagatgaagaagatgatgaggAAGAATGTGAAGATCAAGATCGAAAAGCATCGAGGATTCACTACGTCTCAAGGATTCAGctatgaagatgaagatgaagatgaagatctgGAAACTAATTACTCACGGAGACAGAGTACTTACAGAGGATCAGGTTTGTTTCGCttaatttctctaaaatttaacttaaatttcaCCTATCAGTACCTAAAATTGGATGAATACTTACCGATTTCAGCTTATAATGAAGGAGACGACGGCCGATTCAGTCCGGAAACGATGAGACCGATGAATCCACGGAAGACGCCGCCGGTATTGACGGAGAATCAATTGGTAGTTCTGAGGAGAGCGAGATCGTTCAAATGTAGGACGAACAATCCTTCATTCATGGTGACGATGAGACCTTCCTACATTCAAACAGGGAATTATCtg AGAGATACATAA
- the LOC120088772 gene encoding B3 domain-containing transcription factor VRN1-like isoform X1, translating into MALFSSPNPHFFKIILHQNLIQQKLDLPNKFVKNNGASLLFSKATLSLPDGANWTVQLKNLDGKICFLRGWPEFVEFYSIQPGYFLVFQLRRICCFNVLIFDTSATEIDYPTRPPSVLIPKTENEDGEESVRTLNGAVLKKRSREKEEKTVAYCSFREMKKMMRKNVKIKIEKHRGFTTSQGFSYEDEDEDEDLETNYSRRQSTYRGSGLFRLISLKFNLNFTYQYLKLDEYLPISAYNEGDDGRFSPETMRPMNPRKTPPVLTENQLVVLRRARSFKCRTNNPSFMVTMRPSYIQTGNYLSIPRIFAERYIKESMDVKLEIGDGRSWRVLCGVRWAFTRRRTELKGGWKRFAVDNELEEGDICVFELINKTTKVHFHVTIFRLPSPE; encoded by the exons ATGGCTTTGTTCAGTTCTCCAAATCCCCATTTCTTCAAGATCATTCTCCATCAAAATCTCATCCAACAAAAGCTT GATCTTCCAAACAAGTTCGTCAAGAACAATGGCGCTTCTCTGTTATTCAGCAAAGCAACTCTCTCCCTTCCCGACGGTGCAAACTGGACGGTCCAACTCAAGAACTTAGACGGCAAAATCTGTTTCCTCAGAGGCTGGCCGGAGTTCGTAGAGTTTTATTCTATTCAACCTGGATATTTCCTTGTCTTCCAGTTGAGAAGAATTTGCTGCTTCAATGTCCTAATTTTCGATACATCTGCTACCGAAATTGATTATCCAACGCGCCCGCCGTCGGTTCTAATTCCCAAAACCGAAAACGAAGATGGAGAGGAATCTGTCCGGACACTGAATGGGGCGgttttgaagaagagaagcagagagaaagaggaaaaaacCGTGGCGTATTGTTCATTCCgagagatgaagaagatgatgaggAAGAATGTGAAGATCAAGATCGAAAAGCATCGAGGATTCACTACGTCTCAAGGATTCAGctatgaagatgaagatgaagatgaagatctgGAAACTAATTACTCACGGAGACAGAGTACTTACAGAGGATCAGGTTTGTTTCGCttaatttctctaaaatttaacttaaatttcaCCTATCAGTACCTAAAATTGGATGAATACTTACCGATTTCAGCTTATAATGAAGGAGACGACGGCCGATTCAGTCCGGAAACGATGAGACCGATGAATCCACGGAAGACGCCGCCGGTATTGACGGAGAATCAATTGGTAGTTCTGAGGAGAGCGAGATCGTTCAAATGTAGGACGAACAATCCTTCATTCATGGTGACGATGAGACCTTCCTACATTCAAACAGGGAATTATCtg AGCATACCGAGGATATTTGCAGAGAGATACATAAAGGAATCGATGGATGTGAAGCTGGAGATCGGCGACGGGAGGAGTTGGAGAGTTTTATGCGGCGTCCGGTGGGCGTTCACACGGCGGCGAACGGAACTGAAAGGCGGTTGGAAAAGATTCGCCGTTGATAATGAGTTGGAAGAAGGGGATATTTGTGTGTTTGAATTGATAAACAAAACCACCAAAGTTCATTTCCACGTCACCATTTTCCGTCTTCCGAGTCCAGAGTAA
- the LOC120088772 gene encoding B3 domain-containing transcription factor VRN1-like isoform X2: protein MALFSSPNPHFFKIILHQNLIQQKLDLPNKFVKNNGASLLFSKATLSLPDGANWTVQLKNLDGKICFLRGWPEFVEFYSIQPGYFLVFQLRRICCFNVLIFDTSATEIDYPTRPPSVLIPKTENEDGEESVRTLNGAVLKKRSREKEEKTVAYCSFREMKKMMRKNVKIKIEKHRGFTTSQGFSYEDEDEDEDLETNYSRRQSTYRGSAYNEGDDGRFSPETMRPMNPRKTPPVLTENQLVVLRRARSFKCRTNNPSFMVTMRPSYIQTGNYLSIPRIFAERYIKESMDVKLEIGDGRSWRVLCGVRWAFTRRRTELKGGWKRFAVDNELEEGDICVFELINKTTKVHFHVTIFRLPSPE from the exons ATGGCTTTGTTCAGTTCTCCAAATCCCCATTTCTTCAAGATCATTCTCCATCAAAATCTCATCCAACAAAAGCTT GATCTTCCAAACAAGTTCGTCAAGAACAATGGCGCTTCTCTGTTATTCAGCAAAGCAACTCTCTCCCTTCCCGACGGTGCAAACTGGACGGTCCAACTCAAGAACTTAGACGGCAAAATCTGTTTCCTCAGAGGCTGGCCGGAGTTCGTAGAGTTTTATTCTATTCAACCTGGATATTTCCTTGTCTTCCAGTTGAGAAGAATTTGCTGCTTCAATGTCCTAATTTTCGATACATCTGCTACCGAAATTGATTATCCAACGCGCCCGCCGTCGGTTCTAATTCCCAAAACCGAAAACGAAGATGGAGAGGAATCTGTCCGGACACTGAATGGGGCGgttttgaagaagagaagcagagagaaagaggaaaaaacCGTGGCGTATTGTTCATTCCgagagatgaagaagatgatgaggAAGAATGTGAAGATCAAGATCGAAAAGCATCGAGGATTCACTACGTCTCAAGGATTCAGctatgaagatgaagatgaagatgaagatctgGAAACTAATTACTCACGGAGACAGAGTACTTACAGAGGATCAG CTTATAATGAAGGAGACGACGGCCGATTCAGTCCGGAAACGATGAGACCGATGAATCCACGGAAGACGCCGCCGGTATTGACGGAGAATCAATTGGTAGTTCTGAGGAGAGCGAGATCGTTCAAATGTAGGACGAACAATCCTTCATTCATGGTGACGATGAGACCTTCCTACATTCAAACAGGGAATTATCtg AGCATACCGAGGATATTTGCAGAGAGATACATAAAGGAATCGATGGATGTGAAGCTGGAGATCGGCGACGGGAGGAGTTGGAGAGTTTTATGCGGCGTCCGGTGGGCGTTCACACGGCGGCGAACGGAACTGAAAGGCGGTTGGAAAAGATTCGCCGTTGATAATGAGTTGGAAGAAGGGGATATTTGTGTGTTTGAATTGATAAACAAAACCACCAAAGTTCATTTCCACGTCACCATTTTCCGTCTTCCGAGTCCAGAGTAA